A window of Pusillimonas sp. T7-7 contains these coding sequences:
- a CDS encoding DUF4148 domain-containing protein, with protein sequence MTRTKVSAIVFAFSTLIAGQAMAANTDAPVTREQVKAELAEAIRTGNIVTGESSAKLNEQFPALYPEQQVQSTVTRAQVQAELAEAIRTGNVTVGESSAKLNEVFPQQYAQQSVDSKSRAEVRTELAEAAANGWFDRHIEA encoded by the coding sequence ATGACACGCACTAAAGTTTCTGCTATTGTTTTTGCCTTCTCCACTTTGATTGCCGGGCAAGCCATGGCCGCCAACACCGACGCACCTGTTACCCGCGAACAAGTCAAGGCCGAATTGGCCGAAGCCATCCGCACCGGCAATATCGTTACCGGCGAAAGCAGCGCCAAGCTGAACGAGCAGTTTCCTGCCCTGTATCCCGAGCAGCAAGTCCAGTCGACCGTGACCCGCGCCCAGGTTCAGGCCGAACTGGCTGAAGCCATCCGCACCGGCAACGTGACTGTTGGCGAAAGCAGCGCAAAGCTGAACGAAGTATTTCCCCAGCAGTACGCACAGCAAAGCGTAGACAGCAAGAGCCGCGCAGAAGTCCGTACCGAACTGGCTGAAGCTGCCGCCAACGGCTGGTTTGACCGTCACATCGAGGCCTAA
- a CDS encoding GntR family transcriptional regulator: MTVGTRIVQQVLYLEVADRLRAMIESRELEAGAWIDEPSLTQELGISRTPLREALKVLVAEGLLRLEPRRGCFVNELSARDLDDIFPLMAMLEGRCAHEAARKITDHDLQRLEPLHQQLQLRAQAGDIDQYYATNALIHEAIQALADNRWLSDLVDNLRKLLSLSRHKSLAYPGRIQESCAEHLAIFAALKARDPDGAEALTRKHLMRQLDALHALSAQDSCALAADAEQASALHDSGV; this comes from the coding sequence ATGACCGTGGGAACCCGCATTGTTCAACAAGTGCTTTACCTGGAAGTCGCCGATCGGCTGCGCGCCATGATCGAGTCGCGCGAGCTCGAGGCGGGTGCATGGATAGACGAACCGAGTCTGACTCAGGAATTGGGCATTTCCCGGACTCCGCTACGCGAAGCCCTTAAAGTGCTGGTGGCAGAGGGCCTGCTGCGACTGGAACCCAGACGGGGATGCTTCGTCAACGAGCTGTCGGCGCGTGATCTGGATGACATCTTCCCATTGATGGCCATGCTCGAAGGGCGTTGTGCACACGAAGCTGCGCGCAAAATCACCGACCACGATCTGCAGCGGCTGGAGCCTCTTCACCAGCAGCTTCAACTGCGCGCCCAGGCTGGCGACATAGATCAGTACTACGCCACAAATGCCCTTATACACGAAGCCATACAGGCGCTGGCCGATAATCGCTGGCTGTCTGACCTGGTTGATAACTTGCGCAAGCTGCTCAGTCTGTCAAGGCACAAAAGCCTGGCTTATCCGGGCCGTATCCAGGAGTCCTGCGCCGAGCACCTGGCTATTTTTGCCGCTTTGAAGGCGCGTGATCCCGATGGCGCAGAGGCGCTTACACGCAAGCACTTGATGCGTCAGCTCGACGCACTGCATGCCTTATCCGCCCAAGACAGCTGCGCCCTGGCGGCAGATGCCGAACAAGCATCCGCCCTACACGACTCAGGAGTTTGA
- a CDS encoding acyltransferase, producing the protein MSQARSTFSTAMDTARVGACFMVVLLHAAAVNFAVFDDQWWASNFYDSLTRSCVPIFLMITGVLLLGRQESMPVFFRKRFARILPPLLFWSLFYMAWNTWEGRRYGAWYDWIKELLNGPVTFHLWYLYAVVGIYLFVPFLRKIWNATQPSEKKIYLIFWASVCAWPTIREVLQIEADLLQVYGFDSFFGLVGYLFLGAYVHEVYVQHPDKRKYWFGNVGLFIVFSVLTMAATYVYSARAGTPDTLFYDYLSPFVLASSVCAFNVLYGLGTKAGEYAGPVNKVAACTLGIYCIHIFVLNLMGDATGLTDTAASSWWAIPLTAVCVFAVSLGMIMTLRRIRPFQYVT; encoded by the coding sequence ATGTCTCAGGCCCGAAGTACCTTTAGCACCGCCATGGATACCGCCAGGGTAGGGGCGTGCTTTATGGTGGTGCTGTTGCATGCGGCGGCAGTCAATTTTGCTGTTTTCGATGACCAATGGTGGGCCAGCAATTTCTATGACTCCCTGACGCGTAGTTGCGTACCGATTTTCCTGATGATTACCGGCGTGTTGCTGCTGGGCAGGCAAGAGTCCATGCCTGTGTTCTTCAGAAAGCGTTTTGCACGCATTTTGCCGCCGCTGTTGTTCTGGTCGCTGTTCTATATGGCCTGGAATACTTGGGAAGGGCGGCGCTACGGCGCGTGGTACGACTGGATCAAGGAGTTGCTGAACGGGCCGGTTACGTTTCACCTTTGGTATCTGTACGCCGTAGTGGGTATTTATTTGTTTGTGCCTTTCCTGCGAAAGATATGGAATGCAACGCAGCCATCCGAGAAAAAGATCTATCTGATTTTTTGGGCGTCGGTATGCGCCTGGCCCACCATACGGGAAGTGCTGCAGATTGAAGCCGATTTGTTGCAGGTATATGGTTTTGATTCGTTTTTTGGCCTGGTCGGCTATTTGTTCCTGGGCGCCTATGTGCACGAGGTTTACGTGCAGCATCCCGATAAGCGCAAGTACTGGTTTGGCAATGTGGGTTTATTCATTGTCTTCAGTGTGCTGACCATGGCGGCGACTTATGTTTATTCGGCCAGGGCAGGTACGCCCGACACTCTTTTTTATGACTATCTTTCACCCTTTGTACTGGCTTCGTCTGTATGTGCCTTTAATGTTTTATATGGCTTGGGCACCAAGGCGGGTGAGTACGCGGGGCCGGTAAATAAAGTGGCCGCCTGCACGCTGGGCATTTACTGCATACATATTTTTGTGCTGAACCTGATGGGGGACGCGACTGGGCTGACGGACACCGCCGCATCTTCGTGGTGGGCCATTCCGCTCACCGCTGTGTGCGTGTTTGCCGTCTCGCTGGGCATGATCATGACGTTACGGCGCATCAGGCCTTTTCAGTACGTGACCTGA
- a CDS encoding sulfite exporter TauE/SafE family protein produces MSIASLLAVVLAGFLIGATGIGGVLLVPVLTGMGGIDAAHAIAASSLAFGFPGIAALWYLNQDRERMREAMPVVIGTVPGAALGAVLVHSLDSRFVLVLVTVTIFFAGLRGLFGNRAVIEETIKPPITRGGLAGIGLLAGVGSALTGTGGPVLLIPLLMLLHQPLRLAIVTGQTVQLPIALAAIAVHARAGSLDWMLGGALGVILLLASLAGQWAARRMQVKLLQTALSVFLLLIGIWFTYLLFP; encoded by the coding sequence ATGAGTATTGCTAGCCTGCTCGCCGTCGTACTTGCGGGTTTTCTGATTGGCGCGACAGGTATCGGCGGTGTATTGCTGGTGCCAGTTCTGACAGGCATGGGCGGAATCGATGCAGCACATGCCATTGCCGCATCCTCTTTGGCCTTTGGGTTTCCCGGTATCGCCGCCTTGTGGTATCTCAATCAAGACCGAGAGCGCATGCGCGAGGCCATGCCTGTGGTGATTGGAACCGTTCCTGGCGCTGCGCTGGGCGCCGTCCTGGTGCACAGCTTGGATTCCCGCTTCGTGCTTGTACTGGTCACCGTCACCATTTTCTTCGCCGGTTTGCGTGGCCTGTTTGGCAACAGAGCCGTCATAGAAGAAACCATCAAGCCGCCTATCACCAGGGGTGGGTTGGCCGGCATTGGCCTTCTTGCTGGTGTCGGCTCAGCACTTACCGGCACGGGCGGACCGGTTTTGTTGATTCCATTGCTGATGCTTTTGCATCAACCCCTTCGCTTGGCGATTGTGACGGGACAGACTGTACAGCTACCCATCGCCTTAGCGGCGATTGCCGTGCATGCGCGTGCCGGCAGCCTGGATTGGATGCTTGGCGGCGCCTTGGGCGTGATATTGCTGCTAGCCTCTTTGGCTGGTCAATGGGCAGCGCGACGAATGCAGGTCAAGCTGCTGCAAACAGCGCTCTCTGTGTTCCTTTTGCTTATAGGCATCTGGTTTACTTACTTGCTTTTTCCCTAA
- a CDS encoding malonyl-CoA decarboxylase domain-containing protein has protein sequence MTVTDTHKQENAVVVVETDSAKDTDKAAQGLIARLSRWLDRDHLPAPLEVQTLFSARLTDVAANRLAKQWSARYLAADAKERRALLTGLTQASSGLEPREDQGLRMFRRLYAQAESLNLLVELRADMLRWRKQVSGLGVLERELEGLLSSWFDVGMLELRPITWDSPASLLEKLIQYEAVHEIRSWEELKHRVADHRRCYAFFHPRMQDVPLIFVEVAFASQMAGNVQVLLDPQAPPDDTGKARWAIFYSISNTQPGLRGISFGNFLLKRVIDELLRELPRLKSFATLSPIPGFAEWLGKQDGKALQDLLNDKADKQQALDDPEAGLKWVDRLKSAAAGQASDAVQRTGLRLAVQYLKTMKNGQPLDPVARFHLGNGARIERVNWAADCSAKGMTQSCGVMANYLYELDQLDDNLAQLAAGKPRLGMNLRWR, from the coding sequence ATGACGGTCACCGATACGCACAAGCAAGAAAATGCAGTTGTCGTAGTTGAAACCGATAGCGCTAAAGATACTGACAAGGCGGCGCAAGGCTTGATTGCCCGATTAAGCCGCTGGCTTGACCGCGACCATCTTCCGGCTCCGCTTGAAGTGCAAACCTTGTTCTCGGCACGGCTGACTGACGTGGCGGCCAATCGGCTGGCAAAACAATGGAGTGCCCGCTATTTGGCCGCTGATGCCAAAGAGCGTCGGGCTCTGCTGACCGGTCTGACGCAAGCCAGCAGCGGCCTTGAGCCGCGGGAAGATCAGGGGCTGCGTATGTTCAGGCGTCTTTATGCGCAGGCGGAAAGCCTGAATTTGCTGGTGGAACTGCGCGCCGATATGCTGCGCTGGCGCAAACAAGTGTCGGGCCTGGGCGTGCTCGAGCGTGAACTTGAGGGCTTGCTGTCCAGTTGGTTTGATGTGGGTATGCTTGAGCTGCGCCCCATTACCTGGGACTCGCCCGCCTCTTTACTCGAAAAACTTATTCAGTACGAGGCGGTGCATGAAATCCGTTCCTGGGAAGAGCTCAAGCACAGGGTGGCCGATCACCGCCGTTGTTACGCATTTTTCCACCCTCGCATGCAAGACGTTCCCCTGATATTCGTCGAGGTTGCATTTGCCTCGCAGATGGCCGGCAATGTGCAAGTGTTGCTTGATCCGCAGGCGCCGCCAGACGATACCGGCAAAGCGCGCTGGGCCATTTTTTATTCCATTTCCAATACTCAACCGGGTTTGCGCGGCATCAGTTTTGGCAATTTCCTGCTTAAAAGGGTCATTGACGAGCTGTTGCGCGAGCTCCCGCGTCTTAAATCGTTTGCCACCCTGTCACCCATACCAGGCTTTGCCGAATGGTTGGGCAAGCAAGATGGCAAAGCCTTGCAGGATCTGCTTAACGACAAGGCCGACAAGCAACAGGCCCTTGATGATCCCGAAGCAGGGCTCAAGTGGGTAGACAGGCTCAAGTCGGCGGCGGCCGGGCAGGCTTCCGATGCGGTCCAGCGCACGGGTCTGCGGCTGGCGGTTCAATATCTGAAAACCATGAAAAATGGTCAGCCGCTGGATCCTGTGGCTCGCTTTCATCTGGGTAATGGGGCGCGCATAGAGCGTGTCAACTGGGCTGCAGACTGCTCTGCCAAAGGCATGACGCAATCTTGCGGAGTCATGGCCAATTACCTGTATGAGCTCGATCAGCTGGACGATAACCTCGCCCAACTGGCCGCTGGAAAACCCAGGCTGGGAATGAACTTGAGGTGGCGATGA
- a CDS encoding LysR family transcriptional regulator — protein MDRLLAMQVFEKVANESGFAAAARTLDMSPPVVTRLVAELEDHLGTRLFQRTTRKVSLTEAGQAYLARVRQILQDVDEADALAIAHTNQLAGRLRMHTSPVLASYVVAPLLSEFRQRHPGIVVELEVEAYRDPPIEDFDITLLGADADFDANIVARKIVESDVILVASPAYVQRSGAPQTPEDLAKHECLRLKRSDGSLRAWRMWCGQKSDQVVELNIDAVLVANHTDTLLRAALDGAGITSIAMNIAAPYLNRGDLVRVLSPWMTGRLAMYAAVPSRKFIPQRSRVFLDYLVEHTRELHDKALKACEVC, from the coding sequence ATGGATCGTTTGCTTGCCATGCAAGTGTTTGAAAAGGTGGCGAATGAAAGCGGCTTTGCTGCGGCGGCGCGGACCTTGGATATGTCTCCCCCTGTAGTCACCCGTTTGGTCGCCGAGCTTGAGGATCATCTTGGAACACGCTTGTTCCAGCGAACCACACGGAAGGTATCTTTGACGGAAGCGGGCCAGGCCTACTTGGCGCGTGTTCGCCAGATTCTGCAAGACGTGGACGAGGCCGATGCGCTTGCCATTGCGCATACCAACCAGTTGGCTGGCCGCTTGCGTATGCATACGTCGCCGGTGCTTGCCAGTTATGTTGTTGCCCCTTTGCTGTCGGAGTTTCGCCAGCGGCATCCTGGCATTGTGGTTGAGCTGGAGGTCGAAGCTTACCGGGACCCGCCCATCGAGGATTTCGACATTACCTTGCTGGGTGCCGATGCAGATTTTGATGCGAATATCGTTGCCCGCAAGATCGTTGAGTCTGACGTCATTCTGGTTGCTTCGCCGGCTTATGTTCAACGTAGCGGCGCGCCACAAACGCCTGAAGATCTGGCAAAGCATGAGTGCCTTCGCCTTAAAAGATCCGATGGATCGCTGCGGGCGTGGCGTATGTGGTGCGGCCAAAAATCTGATCAGGTGGTCGAACTAAACATAGATGCGGTCCTTGTTGCAAACCACACCGACACTTTGCTGCGCGCGGCTCTGGACGGCGCCGGTATTACATCAATAGCGATGAATATTGCGGCGCCTTACCTTAATCGTGGCGACCTGGTTCGTGTGCTGAGCCCGTGGATGACCGGCCGGCTCGCCATGTATGCGGCAGTGCCAAGTCGCAAGTTCATTCCGCAGCGATCCAGAGTGTTCCTCGATTATCTGGTGGAGCACACTCGTGAACTACATGACAAGGCCTTGAAGGCATGTGAGGTTTGTTAG
- a CDS encoding efflux transporter outer membrane subunit, with product MIERLSLRFTSLAMALLLAGCAVGPDYQRPDVDVPNAFKEASLSPEAAKQWKMAQPADALARGRWWAIFNDPILDGLEDQAMSANQDLKVAAARVKQARALRQNAEAGLLPSLDAGFGPTRQRQSSAAQGLPEDTGSSAQTLWRAQAGISYEADLFGRIASDVDAATADAEQSAALFQSVRLALQADVAQAYFRIRRLDAEQDLYRRTVDLRGKTLELVQQRYDEGEISELDLARAKSALSSASSQALGIKRERAVAEHALATLLGKTPAQFALAPEPLGRVSVDIPAGLPSSLLERRPDIAAAERAMAAANARVGVAKAAFFPRLTLTGAFGYESSELGNLLEWSSRTFLLGPLVGTMLTLPIFDGGRREAGLERARALYEEDVAAYRQTVLSAFREVEDGLSSLRILKDQTQVQDAAVQQASRAAELSQIQYREGSVSYLDVIDADRQVLVQQRASLALDGERAQTAVALIRAIGGGWDIDRQLASR from the coding sequence ATGATTGAACGACTATCCCTGCGCTTTACCAGCCTGGCCATGGCCTTGTTGCTGGCGGGTTGCGCCGTGGGCCCGGACTACCAGCGCCCAGATGTTGATGTACCAAACGCTTTCAAAGAGGCATCACTGTCGCCCGAGGCGGCCAAGCAATGGAAGATGGCCCAGCCTGCCGATGCATTGGCACGCGGTCGCTGGTGGGCAATATTCAATGACCCCATTCTGGATGGGCTTGAGGACCAGGCCATGTCCGCCAACCAAGACCTCAAAGTGGCGGCAGCTCGAGTGAAACAGGCTAGGGCTTTGCGGCAGAACGCAGAAGCAGGCTTGTTGCCGTCGCTGGATGCCGGTTTCGGACCCACGCGACAGCGTCAGTCCAGTGCTGCTCAAGGCTTGCCGGAAGACACAGGCAGTTCGGCGCAAACACTGTGGCGAGCCCAGGCGGGTATTTCCTACGAGGCCGATTTGTTCGGACGGATCGCGTCAGATGTGGATGCCGCCACAGCAGATGCTGAACAAAGCGCCGCACTATTCCAGTCTGTAAGGCTGGCTTTGCAAGCCGATGTGGCACAGGCTTATTTTCGTATTCGGCGCCTCGATGCCGAACAAGACCTGTACCGGCGTACTGTAGATTTGCGCGGCAAGACACTGGAGCTTGTTCAGCAACGCTACGACGAGGGCGAGATCAGCGAGCTTGATCTTGCTCGGGCAAAGTCGGCGCTGTCCTCAGCCAGCTCGCAAGCCTTGGGTATTAAGCGTGAACGGGCCGTGGCCGAGCACGCATTGGCGACCCTGTTGGGCAAGACGCCGGCCCAGTTTGCCTTGGCGCCCGAACCTTTGGGCCGCGTGTCGGTGGATATCCCCGCCGGCTTGCCGTCGTCGCTGCTGGAGCGCCGGCCCGATATTGCAGCCGCCGAGCGTGCCATGGCTGCTGCCAACGCTCGTGTCGGTGTGGCAAAAGCGGCATTCTTTCCACGCCTGACGCTGACCGGGGCCTTTGGTTATGAATCGTCCGAACTGGGAAATTTGCTGGAGTGGTCCAGCCGTACATTCCTGCTGGGGCCTCTGGTCGGCACCATGCTTACGCTTCCTATCTTTGATGGGGGGCGCCGCGAGGCTGGTCTGGAAAGGGCGCGTGCGCTCTATGAAGAAGACGTAGCTGCTTATCGCCAGACAGTGCTGAGCGCTTTCCGCGAAGTCGAAGACGGCCTGTCCAGCCTGCGCATACTCAAGGACCAGACACAGGTGCAGGACGCGGCTGTTCAGCAAGCCTCACGCGCTGCCGAGCTGTCACAGATCCAGTACCGTGAAGGATCCGTCAGCTATCTGGATGTGATTGATGCCGATCGTCAGGTGCTGGTGCAGCAGCGTGCGTCATTGGCGCTGGACGGCGAGCGCGCGCAGACCGCCGTGGCTCTGATACGGGCGATAGGCGGTGGATGGGATATCGACCGCCAGCTTGCCAGTCGTTAA
- a CDS encoding MBL fold metallo-hydrolase, whose amino-acid sequence MQISIIPGASPLARHLSSIVIFAASAACAALLPDASFAQTSSKSTKQVPGYYHMQLGDFQVTALYDGAVALPTALLHGISQSDTEAMLADMFVPLTKDGVQTAVNGYLVNTGSDLILVDAGAAACFGPTLGGMQDSLRSAGYEATQISKVFLTHLHGDHACGITADGKMAFPNATVYVAKHEAGYWLNKETAAKAPKEAQPFFQFAQDAVAPYETAGKLKQFAAGDTLAEGVASLALPGHTPGHEGYMFSSKGQQLLVWGDVIHSHAVQFPNPQVSIDFDSDQKQAIATREKILERAAQEKFWIAGAHLPFPGIGHASKQKTGYRWIAAEYSPLASGE is encoded by the coding sequence ATGCAAATTTCCATCATCCCAGGGGCGTCGCCATTGGCGCGCCATCTTTCCTCTATAGTCATCTTCGCCGCATCGGCGGCCTGCGCGGCTTTACTGCCCGACGCAAGCTTTGCCCAAACCTCTTCCAAGTCCACCAAGCAAGTTCCCGGCTATTACCACATGCAGCTGGGCGACTTCCAGGTGACCGCACTGTATGACGGTGCTGTTGCACTTCCCACGGCGCTTCTGCATGGCATCAGCCAGAGCGACACCGAGGCCATGCTGGCAGACATGTTTGTGCCTCTCACCAAAGACGGCGTACAAACTGCAGTCAACGGCTATCTGGTCAATACCGGCTCAGACTTGATTCTTGTCGATGCAGGCGCGGCGGCATGTTTCGGCCCCACTCTGGGTGGAATGCAAGACAGTCTGCGTTCGGCCGGATACGAAGCAACACAAATCAGCAAGGTTTTCCTGACACATCTGCATGGCGATCATGCTTGCGGCATTACGGCCGACGGGAAAATGGCTTTTCCCAATGCAACGGTATATGTGGCCAAGCACGAAGCCGGCTATTGGCTGAACAAGGAAACCGCAGCCAAGGCGCCCAAAGAAGCCCAGCCTTTTTTCCAGTTCGCTCAAGACGCCGTGGCGCCTTATGAAACGGCGGGGAAGCTGAAGCAGTTTGCAGCCGGCGACACATTGGCTGAAGGCGTGGCTTCGCTTGCATTGCCTGGTCATACGCCCGGCCATGAAGGCTACATGTTTTCCTCCAAAGGCCAGCAACTGCTGGTTTGGGGCGATGTCATCCATAGCCACGCAGTGCAGTTCCCCAACCCGCAGGTTTCCATCGACTTCGATAGTGACCAAAAACAGGCTATCGCCACACGGGAAAAGATACTTGAGCGCGCTGCACAAGAAAAATTCTGGATAGCGGGCGCACATCTGCCTTTTCCAGGCATAGGCCATGCCAGCAAGCAAAAAACCGGCTATCGCTGGATAGCGGCTGAGTATTCGCCGCTAGCCTCTGGCGAATAG
- the argE gene encoding acetylornithine deacetylase, translating into MTPQSLDMITKLVGFDTVSRNSNMQLIDYVRDYLAGYGVDSHLVKSEDGKKSNLFATVGPNVEGGVVLSGHTDVVPVDGQPWDSDPFVITEKDGKLYGRGTCDMKSFIAIGLAAVPDMLSAGLKRPIHFALSYDEEIGCVGAPSMIERMVGEIAKPSAVIVGEPTSMTPIKAHKGLAAARTTVIGHEAHSSQVQRGVSAVMTAARLITFLDDMMARNKVNADPDCPFVPPYSTIHVGVVNGGTALNIISRECSFTWDVRTLPGENWRDYLDRFQDYANSLLPAMKAISPNASITTEILADVPPLTDDGDDEAQRIAMKLSGCLCCGVVPYVTEGGQFSAHDLSVVVCGPGSIDQAHQPNEYIEISQVGECEVFIGKLIDQLN; encoded by the coding sequence ATGACACCGCAATCACTGGACATGATCACCAAATTGGTGGGTTTTGATACTGTTTCGCGCAACTCTAACATGCAGTTGATCGACTACGTGCGTGACTATCTGGCTGGCTACGGTGTAGACAGCCATCTGGTCAAAAGCGAAGATGGCAAAAAGTCGAATCTGTTTGCCACCGTAGGCCCTAATGTAGAAGGTGGCGTTGTCTTGTCGGGGCATACCGATGTGGTGCCGGTAGACGGCCAGCCCTGGGACAGCGATCCCTTCGTCATAACAGAGAAGGATGGCAAGCTGTATGGGCGTGGCACCTGCGATATGAAATCTTTCATCGCCATTGGGCTGGCCGCGGTGCCTGATATGCTCAGCGCGGGCCTGAAGCGCCCCATACACTTTGCCCTTAGCTATGATGAAGAAATTGGCTGTGTGGGTGCACCCTCGATGATCGAACGCATGGTGGGTGAAATCGCCAAGCCCAGTGCGGTTATTGTTGGCGAGCCGACCAGCATGACACCCATCAAGGCACACAAGGGATTGGCTGCTGCGCGTACTACCGTCATAGGGCATGAAGCGCATTCAAGCCAGGTTCAGCGCGGGGTAAGTGCGGTCATGACTGCCGCCAGACTGATTACCTTCCTGGATGACATGATGGCCCGGAACAAGGTCAATGCCGATCCCGACTGCCCTTTTGTGCCGCCATACTCCACCATACATGTCGGTGTGGTCAATGGCGGCACCGCCTTGAACATCATTTCTCGCGAATGTTCGTTCACCTGGGATGTCCGCACTTTGCCGGGCGAGAACTGGCGCGATTATCTTGACCGCTTCCAAGACTACGCCAACAGTCTGTTGCCTGCAATGAAAGCCATTTCTCCCAATGCCTCCATCACCACAGAAATTTTGGCTGATGTGCCGCCGCTGACTGACGACGGTGACGATGAAGCACAGCGGATCGCCATGAAACTGTCGGGCTGCTTGTGTTGCGGCGTTGTGCCTTATGTTACCGAAGGAGGGCAGTTCAGCGCGCACGATCTGTCTGTGGTGGTATGCGGTCCTGGTTCTATCGATCAGGCACACCAGCCCAACGAATATATAGAGATATCGCAGGTTGGAGAATGCGAGGTGTTTATAGGCAAGCTGATAGATCAGCTGAATTAG
- a CDS encoding histidine phosphatase family protein, giving the protein MRRLMLLRHAKADWPDGVADHERPLARRGQRQGPEMARYMASEGLIPDRVIVSTAKRTQETWELFAPVFPPDIRKGNDARIYEAPKDNILNVIREADDASRVLLLIGHNPGFNEVTYSLINTDQHTPALSRLERGYPTSGLAVIDFQADRWADIAEGTGRLERFETPASIGD; this is encoded by the coding sequence ATGCGCCGACTCATGCTGCTACGCCATGCAAAAGCCGACTGGCCCGATGGCGTTGCCGACCATGAACGCCCGCTGGCACGACGAGGCCAACGTCAAGGCCCCGAAATGGCCAGGTATATGGCCTCTGAAGGCCTGATACCAGATAGAGTCATTGTATCTACAGCCAAACGCACCCAGGAAACCTGGGAGCTGTTCGCGCCAGTATTTCCGCCTGACATCAGAAAAGGCAATGACGCGCGCATCTATGAAGCGCCCAAAGACAACATACTCAACGTCATACGCGAAGCCGACGACGCATCCCGGGTCTTGTTATTGATAGGCCACAACCCTGGCTTTAATGAAGTCACGTACAGCCTGATCAATACAGATCAGCACACACCCGCACTGTCGCGACTCGAGCGCGGCTACCCCACTTCAGGTTTGGCTGTGATCGATTTCCAGGCGGACCGCTGGGCAGATATTGCCGAGGGTACCGGGCGGTTGGAACGCTTCGAGACGCCTGCTTCCATTGGTGATTGA
- a CDS encoding PLP-dependent aspartate aminotransferase family protein gives MKDAARPETNPNTPSWHEETTVLHGDAWLSNDPSVVPPIHYSATFKANSAEEFADMANTPRHPGFYTRYGNPVHKRVEAILADLEGTETALLTASGMGAISTTILALVSRGDHVVAQRRHYMSTSRLFEEVLPRFGVESTIVDQTDLDAMAAAIKPNTRLIMVETPVNPTLSLTDLQAVAELAKPKGIITIADNTFASPLNQKPHSLGIDIVLHSATKYFGGHHDITAGAVCCSKAHAEKIWDMHTTLGSVLSPMDAWLLLRGLRTLSLRVERINANALALAQWLEAQAQIERVFYPGLESHPQHDLALKQMRGFGAVIAFSIKGGFDATSRFVSSLKLATHAVSLGGVETLAVHTAAMWAGTMTEAQMKAAGIDPNFVRMSVGVEHIDDLKADLEQALNQAP, from the coding sequence ATGAAGGACGCCGCACGCCCGGAAACCAACCCCAATACGCCAAGCTGGCACGAAGAAACAACCGTGCTGCACGGCGATGCCTGGCTGTCCAACGACCCTTCGGTGGTCCCTCCCATACATTACAGCGCCACTTTCAAGGCCAATAGTGCTGAAGAATTCGCTGATATGGCCAACACGCCCCGCCACCCGGGCTTCTATACCCGCTACGGCAACCCGGTGCACAAGCGTGTGGAAGCCATACTGGCCGACCTGGAGGGCACCGAAACCGCCCTGCTGACCGCATCGGGCATGGGCGCCATCAGCACTACCATCCTGGCTCTGGTGTCGCGCGGCGACCATGTCGTGGCGCAACGCCGCCACTACATGAGCACATCCAGGCTCTTTGAAGAAGTGCTGCCGCGTTTCGGCGTCGAATCAACCATCGTCGACCAAACCGACCTGGATGCGATGGCCGCCGCAATAAAACCCAACACCCGCCTGATCATGGTTGAAACGCCAGTCAATCCCACGCTTTCCCTGACTGACCTGCAAGCCGTCGCTGAGCTGGCGAAGCCCAAGGGCATCATCACCATAGCCGACAATACCTTTGCCTCGCCTCTTAACCAGAAACCGCATTCCCTGGGTATAGACATCGTCCTGCACAGTGCAACCAAGTATTTTGGCGGCCACCACGACATCACAGCGGGTGCGGTCTGCTGCAGCAAAGCGCATGCCGAGAAAATCTGGGATATGCACACCACGCTGGGTTCGGTGTTGTCGCCCATGGATGCCTGGCTGCTGCTGCGCGGCTTGCGTACCCTGTCGCTGCGGGTGGAGCGCATTAACGCCAATGCCCTGGCCCTGGCGCAATGGCTGGAAGCGCAAGCACAAATAGAGCGCGTGTTTTACCCCGGGCTGGAAAGCCATCCACAGCATGATCTGGCGCTCAAGCAAATGCGCGGCTTTGGCGCAGTCATTGCATTCTCGATCAAGGGCGGCTTTGACGCCACCAGCCGCTTCGTGTCGAGCCTGAAACTGGCTACGCATGCGGTGAGTCTGGGGGGTGTCGAGACACTGGCCGTGCATACCGCCGCCATGTGGGCGGGCACCATGACAGAAGCCCAGATGAAAGCAGCAGGCATAGACCCCAACTTCGTGCGCATGTCAGTGGGCGTAGAGCATATCGACGACCTGAAGGCCGACCTCGAACAGGCGCTGAACCAGGCACCATAA